CCCGTAGCCTTATCGATCGAATAAGAGCTTACGCCACCTGCTCCTTTATCGGCCCCTTCGTTGACGGAGTACAGATATTTGCCCGTTGGATGTATTGCCAGAAAGGATGGACTTTTTACGTTTGAAACGGCCTGAATCTGGTGCATGGTACCCGCCTTCCGGTCGAATTCAAACACATAGATACCCTCACTACCTCTTAACGAGTACGTACCAATGTACATGATTTCTTTGCCGGTCTGAGCCTGAGCTGTCAAACTGGCACTTACTAAAATAGTAGCCAATAGCTTATTCATAAAACAAGGATGAGTCGGACTAATAAGTGTATAAAGTGCATAAACTACCGTTAAGACTAAATCATGTCATCTTGCAGAATTTGAGATTTGCTTTTGCAGAAACCGCCTGATAAAGAAATAGTGCAATTTTATAGGTTTACATGAAACAATAGTTGTAAAACGATTAAGCAGAATCCCTTAACTTTGCGAAACGATTCTGTCTATCAACAGTAGGTATCGTTTTAACCTAACTTTTTCGTTACCGTTACTATTTTCTCTTATCAGTATGAAACGAATTTTGATTCTTTTTTCGGCAGTAGTAATGCTGGCTTCCTGTAACAGTAAGAAGCGGCTAGCCGAAATGAAAGCCCTACAGGATGCTCGTGACAAGGCCGTATCTTCCCTGGCCGACTGTGACAAATTGACGGCTGATCTACGTACCCAATTGTCGGCTAAAGACACGGATCTGCAAGGTAAAGACAAACAGGTTAGTGATTTACAGGCTCAGATCGACTATCTGAAAAAGACCAATACCAACCTCCTGGACCGGATGTCGGATTTGTCGATTGTTAGTAAATCAGGTGCGGAGAGCATCAAAAAATCGCTCGAAACACTGAACGAACAAACGAAGTACGTTAATAACCTCAACTCAAGTATTCAGCGTAAAGATTCGTTGAACCTGGCGTTGGTGATGAGCCTGAAACGTTCGCTGGACGACATCAACGATCAGGACGTACAGGTTGAAGTGAAAAAAGGGGTTGTGTATGTGTCTCTGTCGGACAAGCTTTTGTTCAAATCGGGTAGCTACGAGGTTCTACCTGCTGCCGAAACGGTATTGGGCAAAGTGGCTAAAGTGGTAAATGATCACAAGGAGCTGGATATTCTGGTTGAAGGTCATACCGACATCGTACCTATCTCAACTGCGTCGATCAAAGATAACTGGGATTTGAGCGCTTTGCGAGCTACTTCGGTCGTTCGGACGCTGCAAAAGAAATTTGCTGTGGCTCCTGAACGTATGACTGCTGGTGGTCGCTCAGAGTTCGCTCCGAAAGATGATAACACAACGGATGCTGGTCGTCAGCAAAACCGCCGGACTGAGATCATCATCACGCCAAAACTGGATCAGTTCTTCAATCTGCTGTCGAGCGGCCAGGCTGGTGGAAGCAAATAAGGTTTGATTCAAACAGGTTCAATAAAAAATCCCGGTTGATGACATCAACCGGGATTTTTTATTGAACCTGTTTGAATATGTATTCCAATCGTTGTCCTCCTGAGGAGCGAGGGGTTTTCGAGTAAGTGCTAACTTACTCTCGTTCCGAATCAGTATGACTGGGTTGCTCTGAAGAGTCCTTATCCGTATCCGTTGGTAAGACGGTTTCAGCATCTGGCTGGGCTTCTTCGTCTGATAAATTAGTGGTTTCTGACTCTGAATCGACTGCGGGTGACTCCTGTTCTTCCTGAAGATAGTCAGCAGCTGGCAGGACCGATGCTTCGATAGGGTCAGGGCCTGAAACGGGTAACATACTGTCTTCCACATGCTGTTCGCCAAAGAATCGACGCTGGAAGAACAAAATCAGGCAGACGCCAATGAAAA
This window of the Spirosoma aerolatum genome carries:
- a CDS encoding OmpA/MotB family protein, coding for MKRILILFSAVVMLASCNSKKRLAEMKALQDARDKAVSSLADCDKLTADLRTQLSAKDTDLQGKDKQVSDLQAQIDYLKKTNTNLLDRMSDLSIVSKSGAESIKKSLETLNEQTKYVNNLNSSIQRKDSLNLALVMSLKRSLDDINDQDVQVEVKKGVVYVSLSDKLLFKSGSYEVLPAAETVLGKVAKVVNDHKELDILVEGHTDIVPISTASIKDNWDLSALRATSVVRTLQKKFAVAPERMTAGGRSEFAPKDDNTTDAGRQQNRRTEIIITPKLDQFFNLLSSGQAGGSK